The Stigmatella ashevillena genomic sequence CTGGTCAGCGGTGATCCAGATGTGGAGGTCGGCTACAGCGGTGGCCGCCGGTATGTCTTCCGGGACATCGAGACCCCGCTTGCGACCGCCAAGACGGCGCTGTCGATCCGGCCTGGGGCCGTGGTGGTCGTCTCGGGTGGAGGCCGGGGGGTGGTCTACCACTCCGCCAAGCTGCTGGCTCAGGTCACCGGCGCCCGGGTGATCGTCACGGGCCGCACGGTGCCTCCGGAGGGGAATGAGGAGTGGCTGAAGGTGTCCGACAAGGATCTCCCAGCCTACCGGATGGGCTGGATCAAGCGTTACATGGCCGAGCATCGCGGTTCGACCCTGGTGCAGGCCATGCGGGCTTTTGATTCCGGCGTCGCTTACCGCCGCGAAGTGCACCGGAACCTCGAGGACTGCCGGGCCCAGGGGGTTCATCTGGAGTACAGGGTTTGCGACATGACCGATGCGGCCTCTGTCCGGGCGCTGCTGGCGGGCGTTCGCCAGCAGTACGGCCGGATCGACGGCATCGTGCACGGCGCCACCATCGAGGAGTCCAAGAGCTTGCCGATGAAGACGCCGGACATCTTCGTCCGGACGCTGAATGCCAAGGCCCACCTGTGGCAGCTGTTGGCGCAGGAGACCTGGAAGGATGATCTGCAGTTCTTCATCAACTTCGGCTCGGGCAGCGGCCGGTATGGCAACAAGGGCCAGACCGACTACTCCGCGGCCAACTATCTGGTCGCCAGGGTGGGTCAGGTGTACGGCGCGCTGCGGCCCGAGGTCCGAAGCGTGACGATTGATTGGCCCGTGTGGGTGGGGGCCGGCATCGTGGAGAACAACGCGGACTATCTGGAGCGCCTGCGCAAGCTGGGGGTCTGCGTCATCGACGTCGCCGAGGGTGCCTACTGGTTCGTCGGGGAGATCCTGCATGGAGGCCACTCCGGCGAGGTCGTCATCGCGGATGACAAGACCTTCGAGAGTGTGGGCTGGCCTCGCCACGACAAGGAGGGTCTCAGGGTCGTTGGCAAGGAGGCGGGTGGAACCCGCTATGCCATTTGATTTGACGGCCCCCGTGCCGCTGATCGTCCTCTCGGGCAAACCCTATGAGGTGGGCAGGCAGTATGGCTCCCTCATGAAGCCTGAGATTGCTCAGGCCGTCGCGGTGGAGGAGGAGGCCATTCGCCCCATGTTGGAGAAGCTCGGGGTGAATGGCCAGCAGATGCGGCAGCGCATGCAAGGGCTGTCGGCCTTGCTGCCCTCGGACATTCACGAGGAAGTCCGGGGGATTGCCGATGCCAGCGGTGTTCCCCGGGAGACCATCCTCTACCACACGCTCATCCTGGACATCCTGTCCGGCTCACCGATCGGGTGCTCCCAGTTCGCCGCGTTCGGCCGGGCAACAGAGGGCGGCAAGGTCATTCACGGGCACAACCTGGATGTCCCGTACCGCTCTCTGGCGAAGTTCATGCAGCCCGCGTGTGTCGTCTACCGGAGGGAAGGGCGCATTCCCTACGTGTCAGTCACCTTCTGGCCCGCGGCGCTGGGGGTGTGCTCCGGCATGAACGCGGAGGGGATGAGCCTCGGCGTGAACGTACCGGTGGCTCCCATGGATCAGCGGCTGTTTTATCCCCTCACGTTCCAGAACCGTGAGGTGCTCTCGCGGGCGGGTTCGATGGAGGCTGCGGTCGAGCTGCTGGAAGGAACCCATCGCGGTGGCAGTTGGAACCTGATGCTGGCGCACCGCTCGGGCAAGGTCCGGGTCTGCGAGCAGGCGGGCCCGTATTCCGGCCAGTATCTGCCCCATCCCGAGCAGGACTTCGCCGTCACCACCAACCACTTCCGGGTCGCGCACAAGGCGGCGAAGGGACATGAGGCCGTGGCCCTGGAGATGCTGCAAGATCTCCAGGAGGACTCCCTCCACCGCTATCGCCGCCTGGAGCAGCTCGTTCGGGAGCGGTGGGGGCAGATCAACCTCGATACCGCGGTGGCATTCTTGCGGGACTGCGAGGATCCCAGCGGCGTGACGTCGCCCACGATGAAGACCATCTGCAGGGCCGACAATGCGTTGAGCATGGCCTACGAAGCCGCGACGCTGACGCTGGATTTTACAGCGGGCCCGGCGCCCGCGGCCCTGGCGCAAAGACGCCGACTCAAGCTCATGCCGTTGTTCCAGGACCGGGCTCCGGAAATCAGCGGGGACTCCAGCGCGGAAGTGGGGCCCACGGGCCAGTTTCCCATGCAGGGCAGTGCACGGCAGGCAGGCGGCTGGGCGCGCACGTTTGATCTCCGGGAAGATGTCTATCTTCAGGAGCACCTGGTCAATGGCACGCCGGTGCTGCCTGGCGCCGCGGCAATCGAGTGGCTCTCCGAGGTGGCTGCGGTCGCAGGCGGCGGAGAGGTGGCGGAGATCCGCAATGTGTCCCTGGAGAAGTTCATCCGGGTGAAGCCCCATCAGCCGACGGAGGCTTACGTCCAGAGCGTCCCCAAAGGAGAGACGCTGGAGCTCTCCGCGTATGCCGACATCCTGCATCCCAAAGGCGCGGTGCTGCGCGCGGGGGTGTTGCATTACCGGGGAGATGTTCGCCTCGGCCCACCGCTGCGCAAGCGGGTGGAGGCGGGCCTGGGAGAGGCGCGAGGTCCCGATGGGGAGATTGCGTTCAGCCGCTCCTATGTGAAGGACGCCTATTTCCACGTGGGCGCGCCGTTCCGCATCGTCGATTGGATCAGCTATCTGAACCCCCGAGAGGCCATTGCTCGCCTGACGGTTCCGGAGCCAGTGGGCTATTTTGCTTCGGTTCCACGGGCGCGGTTCTGGGTGGATCCGTTTCTGCTGGATGGATACTTCCAATTGACGGGGACGATTGGAATCCTTCACAACCTGCGGGCTCCGGTGCCCAAAGGGGCAGGGCGGTTGAGTCTGGGGCGGACGCCTCGTTCGGGCGAGCACCTGTGGTGCCGGGCCACGCTCGACCGCGAGGAAGGTGAACTTCTTTATTACACCTTCACCGTGTGGGACGCCGAGGGCTGGATCTGCCTGGAGGCTCAGGACTACTGCTCCATCAGCGTGGATGCCTATACGCCCGAGCAGAAGTCATTCTTGGTGAAATCGCTGGATCCCTCCGGATTCGTCGGAGCCGGGAGGAAGAATGCCTAGCGTGCGTCAGGATCCGATCGCCATCATTGGAATGGGCTGTGTCCTGCCGGATGCGCCCGATGTGCCGGCCTTCTGGCGGAACCTGCAGTCCGGGCATGTGGCTGTCCGGCAGTTGGCCGGGGCCCGTTGGGACTGGAGCCAGTATGGCAGCGAGGATCCGGGCGCGGCGGATCGCACCTATTCCTTGATGGGCGCCCCCGCGGGGGACCTGCGGTTCGACTGGAAGAAGTTCAAGCTCCCGCCGATCGAGACGCGCCTTCTGCACTCCATCGAGATGATGGTGATGGAGGCCGCCTACCAGGCACTGGTGGGAGCGGGATACACCCCCGAGCGGACTTTCGCGCGGGACCGGGTCGCGGTGGTGGCGGGCTCCTCGGGCATGGGGCGCAAGAGCAACCAGGGGTTCAACTTCAAGTGGCGGCTCCCGGAGATGCTCTTGGCCGCCCAGCAGACCGGGGTGTGGAGGGAACTCTCCTCGGCGCAGGCGGCCGAGGTCGCGGAGACGGTCCAGAAGGACTTCATCCAGCGTTACATCGAGCAGTCAGATGACTGGGCTTTCTGGGGCTTCATGAGCCCGGTGTTGGGCCGCATCTGTAGCCTCTTTGATCTCCAAGGCCCGCACTTCTGTGTGGATGCCCATGCGGCCTCGGGGCTGGCGGCCATGGAGGTGGCGGTGCAGGGGCTCATGAGCGGTGAGTGGGACATGGCCCTGGTCGGGGCCGCGAGCCCGGCCCTGTCTCCCATGGAGTATGTGCTGCACAGCAAGCTGCGTCGGCTCTCGCCCAGTGGGGTCTTTCCGCTGGATGCCAGGGCCAACGGGACGGCCCTCGGGGAAGGGGCGGTGATGCTCCTGATCAAGCGGCTCGAGGCCGCTGAGCGTGAGGGCGACCCCATCTATGCGGTGCTGCGCGGAGTGGGGGGCGTCAGCCGGGGCTCGGGTCCTGTCATGACGGCCACGGACGCTCAGGTCCATCAGCGGGCGGCGGCGGTGGCGCTTGATCGGGCTGGCGTCGAGTTGGCGTCGATCTCGTACCTGGAGACGGGCGCAACGGGTGTCCCGAACTGGGACGCGCACATCGTCTCAGGGCTCGCGGGTGCCTACCAAGGCGCTCGCCAAGTCTCGTTGGGCGCGGTTGCTGAGTCGGTCGGGGACCTCCAGACCACTTCGAGCCTGGCGGCGATGCTCAAGGTCATCCATTCGCTGCGGAGCCGCACGCTCATTCCGCAGCGGACTTTTCAGGAGCGGCACCCTGAGATTCCGTTGGAGGGCACTCCGTTCCGCATCAACGCGGAGGCGTCCTGGCCGGAGCGGGGGCCTCTTCGGGCGGGCATCCATGCCGCGGGCTTCGGAGGGGTCGCCTACCACGCGGTGCTGGAGGCGTATGCTCCTGAAGGCCCCCGGGCCGTTGTCCAGGCGGTGGCCCCGAAGCCCCCGGCGGAACCGATTGCAATCGTAGGCCTCGCTTGCCGGTATCCTGGCGCCAGCACCGCCGAGGAACTCTGGAAGAAGGGCCTGCACGGGCGAAGCTCGGTCACGGACATCCCCGAGAAGCGCTGGCCCGTGTCGCTCTATTACGATGGGACGAGGCCCGCGACCCGCGGCAAGGAGGCCTTCTTTCGCGTGTATGCGCCGAAGTCGGCGCTCGTGGAGGACACGCCTTTTCCCTTCAAGGAGTTTGGCGTCCCACCCGCTGCCGTCGCGCAGATGGATCCAAGCCAGCGGTGGTGCCTGGAGGTCGCGCGAGAGGCCCTGCGGGATGCGGGGTATGGCGCGGAGCGCACCCTGCCGCTGGAGCGGACAGCGGTCATCGTGGCGACCACTCCTGGCAATCACCAGGAAGTCATGGTGGAGGCCCAGTTGGCCTACCCGGAGTTCGCCGAGGTCTACCGCCAGGCGCTGCTGAGTTCCGGAGTGCCCGTCGCCCAGGTGGAGCGTTTCATCGAGGAGGCGCGTCGCCTCTTCCAAGGCCAGCGCCCGCCCATCACGTCCGAGACGCTTCCCGGTCTCCTCAACAGCGCTCCGGCCACCCGCCTCGCCAGAGCCCTGAATGCCCGCGGGCCTGCGTTCACCGTGGAGTCCGCGTGCGCCTCCACGCTCGCCGCGCTGAGCTTGAGCATCCAGGGCCTGAGGGATGGCCGATGGGATGCCGCGTTGGCCGGTGGGGTCTGGTCCCAGATCACCGCGCCTTACTGCGTGAACATGTGCTTCGTGGGCGCGGTCTCGCCCACAGGAGAGACCCGTCCTTTCTCCAAGGATGCAGATGGGTTCGTCCATGGAGAAGGGTGCGGCATGTTCGTGCTGAAGCGGCTCTCGGATGCCCGGCGCGATGGCGATCGCATCCATGCGGTGATTGCCGGGATGGGCGCATCGACCGATGGACGCGGCAAGTCCATCTTCGCCAGCCAGGAGCGGGGACAGGAACTGGCGATGCAGCGTGCCCTGGCGGACAGCCAGGCCGAGCCCGGCAGCATCCAGTACGTGGAGGCGCACGGCTCCGGCATGCCAGAGGGGGACATCCCCGAGGCGGGAGCGCTGCTCAAGGTCTACGGGCGGAAGGACAATCCCGTGGCCGTCGGCGCACTCAAGCCGCTGATTGGCCACTCCTATATCGCCTCGGGCGCGGCCGGCATCATTCGGGCGGTGCTTGCGCTCCAGCACCGGACCCTTCCTCCCATCTTCACGGGGCCCACGCTGAATCCGAACGTTCCGTGGAATGACCAGCTCGTCTTTCATCGCGAGCCTCGTGGATGGCCCTCCACGAACGCTCCCCGCCGAGCCGCCGTCAATGCGTACGGCTTCGGCGGAACCAACTACCACGTCGTCCTGGAAGAATGTGCCGAATGAAGGCGAACGCTCAAGTGACTCATCGGACCGGGATGCCCATTGCGATCATCGGTGCCTCCTGCCTGGTCGCGGGCGCTGAGACGCCCGCGCAGCTCTGGGAGCATCTCTCCAGCGGCGCTCCCCGGTTCTCCGAGGTCCCTTCCTCCCGCTTCAACTGGAAGAACTTCTACAGCAACAACCCCGCGGACACGGACAAGGGCGCCGTGTGGCGCGGCTCCTTCTTCAAGGACATGGAGCTGCCGTGGCGGGAGTACAAGATCGGGCCCAAGATGCTCGACGATCTGCACCGGATCGAGCTCTACACCGTGGAGGCCGTGCGCCGGGCGCTCGTCGATGCCCGCCTGATGGAGCGCCCTTTTCCGCGGGAGCGGACCGCCGTCATCATGGGCGGTTCGGAGATGGGGTTCGACTTCCGGATCGTCCATCCCTACCTCTGGCACATGCCTCAGATGGTCGAGGCCGTCCAGCAGGCACTCGAGAAGCAGGACCTCTCTGCGGAGGCACGCGCGCGCATCCTTGAAGAGGCGACTCAAGCCCTGACCGGAGTCGGTCACCGGGACATCACCCGTGGCTCCGTGTCCGGCATGAGTCTGGCCTTGGGCCGGGCCTGCTCACTGTTCGATTTGAAGGGGCCCCACTACGTGGTGAACTCCGCCTGCGCCTCCGTGCTCGCCGCGCTCGAGCACGCGGTCAAGGGCTTGGTGCTGGGGGACTACGACGTCGCGCTGGTGGGAGGCACCAGTCCGTATTTGTCGCCCGCGCCCTTTGTCACGTTTGAGCGCATGCAGCTCCTCACCCGGGATGAACACCCTCGTCCCTTTGATGCGGACGCCAGTGGCACCCTCCTGGGGGAGGGGGTCGGATTTCTGGCGCTGCGGCGGCTCGATGAGGCGGTCAAGGCAGGAGACTCGATCCTCGGCGTCATCCGGGGAATCGGCGGCGCGAATGAAGGCCGCCGGGGAGCGCTGATCAGCCCTCCGGATGAAGCACAGCGGCTGGCGGCCCGGCGCGCGTATGCGCAGGCCGGGTATGGCCCCGAGACCGTGCAGTACCTCGAATGCCACGCCAATGGCGTCGAATTCCTGGAGGCCTCCGAGCTCTCCGCGATGGCTCAGGTCTTTGGTGACCGTGCGCCCAAGAGCCTGACGATTGGATCGACCAAGAACATGGTCGGCTATCTCCAGTCAGCCGCCGTTATTCCTGGGCTCATGCGCACCTTGATGGCCCTGAAGCACCGGAAGCTTCCGGCCCAGGCGCATGTGAGGAATCCACGCGCTGAGCTGCGCGCGGATGGGACGCCCTTCCGTCTTCTCTCGGAGCCCCTCGCGTGGGATGCGCCCGCGGGGGGAGTGCCTCGACGTGCGGGCGTCAACTCGCTGGCCATGGGAGGGCAGGCCTACCACCTCACCTTGGAGGAGTACGTCCCGGAGTACCACGCCCGGCTCGTGGCGGAGAGCAAGCCGCTGGCGGAGCGCGAGCCCGTGGCCGTCGTGGCATTCGGTTCATTGGCTCCGGGCGCCAAGGACAGCGACACCTTCTTCCAGAACATCCTGGCGAAGAAGGATCAGATCGTGCGAATCCCGCGGGAACGCTTCGATATCGATCGGTACTTCGACGCGGGAGGCGCCATGGGCAAGATCTACTGCCCATTGGGTGGCTTCATCCGGGACTTCCGCTTCGACGGCCAGGCGTTCCGCGTGCCCCCCACGCTGGTCGCGCAGCTGGACCGGACCCACCTGTACGCGCTGACCGCCGCCGCCGAGGCATTGCGGAAGACGAACTCACCTCAGAAGGTTCCAGAGCGGACGGCGGTCTTCATGGCGGACATGCCCGGCCGCCTCCGCGAGCGCCAGGTGGACCTGCGCGTCGGCTACACGGAGATGGACGCGGCACTCCGGAAGACGCTCCAGGCCCAAGGGCTCTCGCAGGCAGTGGTCGATGCGGTTGCAATCGATGCCGAGCGGAAGTTCAAGAAAGACTTTGAGCCCCTGACGCCCTACACCCTGGCCGGGTATGCCGGCAGCTCGGAGGCGGCACTCATCGCCCACCTGTATGGTTTCAAGGGACCCACGGGGACCTTCGAGAGCACATGTGCCTCCTCTCTGGCGGCCATCGAGGCGGGGGTGACAAGCCTTCAGCTCGGCGACGTGGATACCGTGCTGGCCGGTGGGGCCTTCGCCGACCTGACACCCGAGCTGTACACCGTCAACTGCACGTTCCGGGGAATGAGTGAGACGGGAAGCCGCCCCTTTGATGCCGGGGCCTCGGGCTTCATCCCTGGAGAGGGCGCGGGGGTCCTGGTCCTCAAGCGGCTGAAGGATGCAGAGCGGGATGGCGACCGCATCTTCGGGGTGATCAAGGGGGTCGGGTCCTCCAGCGATGGCAAGGGCAAGTCCCTGCTGGCCCCCAACCCCGTGGGCCAGCAACTGGCGGTTCAGCGCGCCTTGCAGCGCTCCGGGGTGGCTGCCTCGTCCCTCCAGTACATCGCGTGCCACGGCACGGCGACGCCCGTGGGGGATTACACCGAGGTCTCTACCTATACCGAAGTCCTGGCGGGGCAGCCGGCCGGCTCGGTGGGCATTGGCTCGGTCAAGTCGATGATTGGCCACCTGCACTCCGCTGCCGGGGTCATCAATGTCGTCAAGATGCTCAAGAGCCTCGAGCACAAGACCCTTCCGCCTCAGATCAACTGTGAGCGCCCCAACCCTGACATCAAGTGGGCGGAGATCCCGGTCACGGTGATCACGGAGCAGAAACCCTGGCCTGCTCCTGCCCAGGGCGGTCCACGCCGGGCGGGTGTCAGTGCCTTCGGAATGGGCGGCACCAATTATCACCTCATCCTCGAGGAGTACCTGGGCAAGCCGGAAGCTCAGGAGAATGACCGGTCTGCTCATCCCATGCTGGACTCGGTGGTAGAGCGCACCGCGGAGTTGCTCGTGGCCGTGAGGGAACTGCGGCTCGAAACCGACCGGTACCTCGAAGAGCACCGGGTGGACGGCGTGGCAGTCCTGCCCGGCACCTTCGGGATGGAGATGATGGCGGAGGCTGCCTTGCTCCTGAAGCCAGGGCTGCATGTGGCGGGATTGAAGGACGT encodes the following:
- a CDS encoding C45 family autoproteolytic acyltransferase/hydolase, with product MPFDLTAPVPLIVLSGKPYEVGRQYGSLMKPEIAQAVAVEEEAIRPMLEKLGVNGQQMRQRMQGLSALLPSDIHEEVRGIADASGVPRETILYHTLILDILSGSPIGCSQFAAFGRATEGGKVIHGHNLDVPYRSLAKFMQPACVVYRREGRIPYVSVTFWPAALGVCSGMNAEGMSLGVNVPVAPMDQRLFYPLTFQNREVLSRAGSMEAAVELLEGTHRGGSWNLMLAHRSGKVRVCEQAGPYSGQYLPHPEQDFAVTTNHFRVAHKAAKGHEAVALEMLQDLQEDSLHRYRRLEQLVRERWGQINLDTAVAFLRDCEDPSGVTSPTMKTICRADNALSMAYEAATLTLDFTAGPAPAALAQRRRLKLMPLFQDRAPEISGDSSAEVGPTGQFPMQGSARQAGGWARTFDLREDVYLQEHLVNGTPVLPGAAAIEWLSEVAAVAGGGEVAEIRNVSLEKFIRVKPHQPTEAYVQSVPKGETLELSAYADILHPKGAVLRAGVLHYRGDVRLGPPLRKRVEAGLGEARGPDGEIAFSRSYVKDAYFHVGAPFRIVDWISYLNPREAIARLTVPEPVGYFASVPRARFWVDPFLLDGYFQLTGTIGILHNLRAPVPKGAGRLSLGRTPRSGEHLWCRATLDREEGELLYYTFTVWDAEGWICLEAQDYCSISVDAYTPEQKSFLVKSLDPSGFVGAGRKNA
- a CDS encoding beta-ketoacyl [acyl carrier protein] synthase domain-containing protein, with the translated sequence MPSVRQDPIAIIGMGCVLPDAPDVPAFWRNLQSGHVAVRQLAGARWDWSQYGSEDPGAADRTYSLMGAPAGDLRFDWKKFKLPPIETRLLHSIEMMVMEAAYQALVGAGYTPERTFARDRVAVVAGSSGMGRKSNQGFNFKWRLPEMLLAAQQTGVWRELSSAQAAEVAETVQKDFIQRYIEQSDDWAFWGFMSPVLGRICSLFDLQGPHFCVDAHAASGLAAMEVAVQGLMSGEWDMALVGAASPALSPMEYVLHSKLRRLSPSGVFPLDARANGTALGEGAVMLLIKRLEAAEREGDPIYAVLRGVGGVSRGSGPVMTATDAQVHQRAAAVALDRAGVELASISYLETGATGVPNWDAHIVSGLAGAYQGARQVSLGAVAESVGDLQTTSSLAAMLKVIHSLRSRTLIPQRTFQERHPEIPLEGTPFRINAEASWPERGPLRAGIHAAGFGGVAYHAVLEAYAPEGPRAVVQAVAPKPPAEPIAIVGLACRYPGASTAEELWKKGLHGRSSVTDIPEKRWPVSLYYDGTRPATRGKEAFFRVYAPKSALVEDTPFPFKEFGVPPAAVAQMDPSQRWCLEVAREALRDAGYGAERTLPLERTAVIVATTPGNHQEVMVEAQLAYPEFAEVYRQALLSSGVPVAQVERFIEEARRLFQGQRPPITSETLPGLLNSAPATRLARALNARGPAFTVESACASTLAALSLSIQGLRDGRWDAALAGGVWSQITAPYCVNMCFVGAVSPTGETRPFSKDADGFVHGEGCGMFVLKRLSDARRDGDRIHAVIAGMGASTDGRGKSIFASQERGQELAMQRALADSQAEPGSIQYVEAHGSGMPEGDIPEAGALLKVYGRKDNPVAVGALKPLIGHSYIASGAAGIIRAVLALQHRTLPPIFTGPTLNPNVPWNDQLVFHREPRGWPSTNAPRRAAVNAYGFGGTNYHVVLEECAE
- a CDS encoding polyketide synthase family protein, whose amino-acid sequence is MPIAIIGASCLVAGAETPAQLWEHLSSGAPRFSEVPSSRFNWKNFYSNNPADTDKGAVWRGSFFKDMELPWREYKIGPKMLDDLHRIELYTVEAVRRALVDARLMERPFPRERTAVIMGGSEMGFDFRIVHPYLWHMPQMVEAVQQALEKQDLSAEARARILEEATQALTGVGHRDITRGSVSGMSLALGRACSLFDLKGPHYVVNSACASVLAALEHAVKGLVLGDYDVALVGGTSPYLSPAPFVTFERMQLLTRDEHPRPFDADASGTLLGEGVGFLALRRLDEAVKAGDSILGVIRGIGGANEGRRGALISPPDEAQRLAARRAYAQAGYGPETVQYLECHANGVEFLEASELSAMAQVFGDRAPKSLTIGSTKNMVGYLQSAAVIPGLMRTLMALKHRKLPAQAHVRNPRAELRADGTPFRLLSEPLAWDAPAGGVPRRAGVNSLAMGGQAYHLTLEEYVPEYHARLVAESKPLAEREPVAVVAFGSLAPGAKDSDTFFQNILAKKDQIVRIPRERFDIDRYFDAGGAMGKIYCPLGGFIRDFRFDGQAFRVPPTLVAQLDRTHLYALTAAAEALRKTNSPQKVPERTAVFMADMPGRLRERQVDLRVGYTEMDAALRKTLQAQGLSQAVVDAVAIDAERKFKKDFEPLTPYTLAGYAGSSEAALIAHLYGFKGPTGTFESTCASSLAAIEAGVTSLQLGDVDTVLAGGAFADLTPELYTVNCTFRGMSETGSRPFDAGASGFIPGEGAGVLVLKRLKDAERDGDRIFGVIKGVGSSSDGKGKSLLAPNPVGQQLAVQRALQRSGVAASSLQYIACHGTATPVGDYTEVSTYTEVLAGQPAGSVGIGSVKSMIGHLHSAAGVINVVKMLKSLEHKTLPPQINCERPNPDIKWAEIPVTVITEQKPWPAPAQGGPRRAGVSAFGMGGTNYHLILEEYLGKPEAQENDRSAHPMLDSVVERTAELLVAVRELRLETDRYLEEHRVDGVAVLPGTFGMEMMAEAALLLKPGLHVAGLKDVQFHQAAKVWPERPTRLVITAHAGKGTVAGLVPVEILVETEVRPRPDVKPLRRKLYTAMVLLSPAQSAPPKVEPAAAGLFTVADRRDMRPIYNRTDDVYFGPTMQGCRYMRFLSETQMAAWVVQAKTDGLFSFSKAPRMQVAPLALDSLHHAGGLIAYYQHECVVLPAGADDIRFYERLPEGKEICVLSTYQGASDTIARVSLTAFDPESRKVYVEINGLRLLLLKKIGPMLKPLIEGREGGGRS